Proteins from a single region of Scleropages formosus chromosome 24, fSclFor1.1, whole genome shotgun sequence:
- the map2 gene encoding microtubule-associated protein 2 isoform X5, whose amino-acid sequence MADGQQPTDSTPQWGALHLGAQDSSPSAGNGENDYASYRNFQPAAAPYTGTRENGFNGDLSDGHMVTAEQVSARIVQEVTAEAVAVLKGEQETHQDVDRMLPSAVEESANLPPSPPPSPAAEHFGPLEQEEETLEAHTSADKEEQLSSGEEAEQESAPKCLEQTELISEAQAHRCPLTEEASVSKGTGLQQCPREDLLAALKTETGRPVDSWQTSSTGPDFPEMKEQSEELNLQQHPMLVTSDKEKETLMLKGFSDSYDIDQATTRAASVPSNGQGHPKAMSDLPSNQLDLASQQPTDQERKLHKDPSKEEEEGILDTDMVPKTTVEKQPSVEVLESSSLMVKSVSSKDQDIWTKDHDNLEDVSSSKEVLWDTKMEVAGETKEAEEEAKESFSGEVNVKPADLSTGDGAKIRLVSIPSSDREEPKQPNFVEPSCSLDLHLESFEIDKSGMSAYFETSALEEDNGEGYYELSDAREEKSSENVPVVPFPTEISHGILSKFPEDAEKNSMEETKTHPPVDRKEECRLSPGKLSLEQRSYSLNIPVASMDQSGGQGRQRNFSPLATDIISYTSGSLDESANYLPTTTPSIEKQSAFPPLILETAASITSPLSSPPAPTSSTKSSPQAESPESPLPMKFCYKNGTVMAPDLPEMLDLAGARSRLTSESADPETMRRKSVPTDVSGIMGDSMNQMVLVDQKTAKSESQLEELGYCVFNEYSGPMPSPADAHSPIGSPPQIFTTMASEEEKDVVLKTVQVQIAEAEKIGVKITPKQDINKGLKENEEEENDEISDGLSVRGKVDAENENVPFENKEKDFLKTGFENDIKGQIGPEVIHDVSREVSLVSPEGFSTEAEAAQPDSVPKPLEMPTETVTLEDTTLGLDGKAKITADTEAEIADYERKIHKLETENRPLSLEEQRELQELREKVKEKPDLVHQEAYEEVDAEDVYQLTGVAKDRLARQMKPSPTSSVESAEEKVHVCESEIPIQQELAFSPKEECLTMSPVLSLEVKTESIKPEMSKQEEDLTASPKQALKEEISVIQGFQEYPEVSVKIDEITPVTSTAQAGLKEQEQEDMEDVELAKEPDEIMEDIKIPLFLQNQNKEESTGEKEGEEVVKVASGLVEPQAIIESVVTVEDDFITVVQTIDKGEEPGHSVRFSAPTEAEKLQTEQEDEEDEEEGSVELAQEVDIEATSLEEFSDIPKVPEVPVDLAKEVQDNKDITESYDDYKDETTIDDSILDTDSAWVDSQDYDRSITTEKIEPLSEMAKSPVRKAPMEKKPKEQVPGRIKGYISTPERKSVRKETSFIPRDEMKKKKAVIKKPDYTKKIDTQTRSPSQKSVLKAAVRQPRPAQHISAKRRSPAVAITGAKQSHSMTRLSRDRMTGSSSRSPEKRSSLPRPASILTRRSHPAELEQSSTSITSSGSTAPRRPTSFRTDSRAENRSGRAPSMTGMESARSRSARSGASTPHTPGSTAITPGTPPSYSCRTPGTPGTPSYPRTPSTPKSLSLLSQDKKVAIIRTPPKSPATTPKQLRIINQPLPDLKSVKSKIGSTDNMKYQPKGGQILILNKKLDFSHVQSKCGSKDNLKHSPRGGNVQIQTKKIDLSHVTSKCGSLDNIHHRPGGGNVRIESVRLDFKEKAQAKIESHKLTFRDMAKARVDHGAEIITQSPRLSGGVSPHRHSHMSSSGSINLLESPQLATLAEDVTAALAKQGL is encoded by the exons ATGGCAGATGGTCAGCAGCCCACGGACAGCACTCCACAGTGGGGAGCGCTCCACCTGGGAGCTCAAGACTCGTCACCTTCTGCAGGAAATGGCGAGAATGACTACGCCTCCTACAGGAACTTTCAACCTGCCGCAGCACCCTACACCGGTACAAGGGAGAACGGCTTCAATGGGGACCTCTCCGATGGACACATGGTGACAGCAG AACAAGTGTCAGCACGTATCGTGCAGGAAGTGACGGCGGAGGCCGTGGCGGTGCTGAAGGGTGAGCAGGAGACCCATCAGGATGTTGACAGGATGCTACCCTCAG CAGTTGAAGAATCAGCCAATCTGCctccatcccctcccccttcaccagCTGCAGAACATTTTGGACCCTTGGAGCAAG AAGAGGAGACCCTAGAGGCTCATACTTCAGCTGACAAGGAAGAGCAGCTGAGCAGTGGGGAAGAGGCTGAGCAGGAATCTGCACCCAAGTGCTTAGAGCAGACAGAGCTCATAAGCGAGGCTCAGGCTCACAGGTGTCCACTGACTGAAGAAGCTAGTGTGTCCAAGGGAACAGGGTTGCAGCAGTGTCCCCGGGAAG ATTTACTTGCAGCCCTGAAGACAGAAACAGGGAGGCCGGTTGACAGTTGGCAGACCAGTTCTACAGGTCCAGATTTCCCGGAAATGAAGGAGCAGTCAGAAGAGCTGAATTTACAGCAACACCCAATGCTTGTTACTTCAGATAAAGAGAAAGAAACTCTTATGTTAAAAGGTTTTTCTGATTCTTATGATATTGATCAAGCTACCACAAGGGCTGCTTCTGTCCCATCGAATGGCCAGGGACACCCCAAAGCGATGAGTGACCTCCCTTCAAATCAGTTGGATCTGGCATCCCAGCAACCAACAGACCAGGAGAGGAAGCTGCACAAGGATCCCtctaaagaagaagaagaaggaattTTAGATACTGACATGGTACCAAAGACAACTGTTGAAAAGCAGCCTTCTGTAGAAGTTCTTGAATCCAGCAGTCTTATGGTCAAATCTGTCAGTTCCAAGGATCAGGATATATGGACAAAGGATCATGATAACCTTGAGGATGTCAGTAGTTCTAAGGAGGTTCTATGGGACACGAAAATGGAAGTAGCTGGTGAGACTAAGGAAGCTGAGGAAGAAGCAAAAGAGTCTTTTTCAGGTGAGGTTAATGTCAAACCTGCAGACCTTTCTACAGGGGATGGGGCTAAAATCCGACTGGTTTCTATACCAAGTAGTGACAGAGAGGAGCCAAAGCAGCCAAACTTTGTTGAACCTTCATGTTCTTTGGACCTGCATTTAGAAAGTTTTGAAATAGATAAATCTGGGATGTCTGCTTATTTTGAGACTTCAGCCCTTGAGGAAGATAATGGTGAAGGTTATTATGAGTTGAGTGATGCCAGAGAGGAAAAGTCTTCAGAGAATGTCCCAGTGGTTCCTTTCCCAACAGAAATAAGTCACGGCATACTGTCAAAGTTCCCAGAAGATGCTGAGAAAAACTCTatggaagaaacaaaaacacatccccctgtggacaggaaggaggagtGCAGGCTATCACCAGGCAAGTTATCACTGGAGCAGAGAAGCTATTCCTTAAATATTCCTGTTGCATCCATGGATCAGAGTGGAGGGCAAGGTCGGCAACGAAATTTCTCTCCATTAGCAACAGACATCATATCCTACACCAGTGGAAGTCTTGATGAATCTGCAAACTATCTTCCAACCACTACCCCATCTATTGAGAAGCAGTCAGCTTTTCCCCCTTTAATTCTTGAGACAGCTGCCTCTATCACTAGTCCTCTTTCCTCACCACCTGCACCCACATCTAGTACAAAGTCTAGTCCCCAGGCGGAGTCTCCAGAATCACCACTGCCTATGAAGTTCTGTTACAAAAATGGGACAGTAATGGCTCCTGATCTGCCTGAAATGCTGGATCTGGCGGGGGCCAGATCAAGACTAACATCAGAGAGTGCAGACCCTGAAACAATGAGAAGAAAATCTGTTCCTACTGATGTTTCAGGCATTATGGGAGACTCTATGAACCAGATGGTCTTGGTAGaccaaaaaacagcaaaaagtgAAAGCCAATTAGAGGAACTGGGCTACTGTGTGTTTAATGAGTACTCTGGACCCATGCCTTCTCCTGCTGATGCTCATAGTCCCATTGGTTCTCCTCCCCAAATCTTTACCACGATGGCATCAGAAGAAGAGAAGGATGTTGTGCTGAAAACAGTGCAAGTGCAGATAGCAGAAGCTGAAAAAATTGGAGTTAAGATCACCCCAAAACAAGACATTAACAAGGggttgaaagaaaatgaagaggaagaaaatgATGAGATCAGTGATGGACTTTCTGTGAGAGGTAAAGTagatgcagaaaatgaaaatgtgccttttgaaaataaagaaaaggattttttaaagACTGGATTTGAAAATGATATTAAAGGTCAAATTGGTCCTGAAGTTATCCATGATGTCTCAAGAGAAGTGTCTCTTGTCTCACCAGAGGGATTTAGTACAGAGGCAGAGGCTGCACAGCCTGATAGTGTGCCCAAGCCTTTAGAAATGCCAACTGAGACAGTAACTCTTGAGGACACAACCCTTGGACTTGATGGTAAGGCAAAGATAACAGCAGATACAGAGGCTGAAATAGCAGACTATGAAaggaaaatacataaattgGAAACAGAGAACAGGCCTTTAAGTTTGGAGGAACAGCGTGAGTTGCAGGAGCTGAGAGAAAAAGTTAAGGAGAAACCAGACTTAGTGCATCAGGAAGCTTATGAGGAGGTAGATGCTGAAGATGTATATCAACTTACAGGTGTGGCAAAGGATAGGCTTGCAAGACAGATGAAACCTTCACCTACATCTTCTGTTGAGAGTGCAGAAGAGAAAGTACATGTGTGTGAATCTGAAATCCCCATCCAACAAGAATtagctttttctccaaaagaagaATGCTTGACAATGTCTCCAGTACTGTCTTTGGAGGTTAAAACAGAATCCATTAAACCTGAGATGTCCAAGCAGGAAGAGGACCTAACTGCTTCCCCAAAGCAGGCTCTTAAGGAGGAAATTTCAGTGATTCAAGGGTTCCAGGAATATCCAGAAGTATCTGTAAAGATAGATGAAATAACTCCGGTTACATCAACTGCCCAGGCAGGGCTTaaagaacaagaacaagagGATATGGAGGATGTGGAGTTAGCTAAGGAACCAGATGAAATCATGGAAGACATCAAAATACCTTTGTTTCTTCAGAACCAGAATAAAGAGGAGAGcactggagagaaggagggggaagaggTGGTAAAAGTGGCAAGTGGGTTGGTGGAGCCCCAGGCAATAATTGAATCTGTCGTCACTGTGGAGGATGACTTCATCACTGTAGTGCAAACTATCGACAAGGGAGAGGAACCTGGCCATAGTGTTCGTTTCTCTGCCCCAACTGAGGCTGAAAAGTTGCAGACTGAGCaagaggatgaggaagatgaggaggagggaTCAGTTGAGCTGGCACAGGAAGTTGACATTGAAGCAACCAGTCTGGAAGAGTTTTCTGATATCCCTAAAGTTCCAGAGGTTCCAGTTGATCTTGCAAAAGAAGTTCAGGACAACAAAGACATAACAGAATCTTATGATGACTACAAGGATGAGACCACCATTGATGACTCCATTTTAGACACAGACAGTGCCTGGGTTGACTCTCAAG ATTATGACAGGAGCATCACGACTGAAAAAATCGAACCGCTCTCAGAAATGGCCAAAAGTCCTGTCAGGAAAGCGCCGATGGAAAAGAAGCCAAAGGAACAGGTTCCAGGAAGAATCAAGGGGTACATCTCTACCCCTGAGCGCAAGTCAGTGCGAAAGGAGACCAGCTTTATTCCAAGAGAtgagatgaagaagaaaaaag CTGTGATTAAGAAGCCTGACTATACTAAAAAAATAGATACTCAAACCCGTTCTCCCTCCCAGAAGAGTGTGTTAAAGGCCGCAGTTAGGCAACCCAGGCCTGCTCAGCACATCAGTGCTAAACGGAGATCCCCAG CTGTGGCAATAACCGGAGCAAAGCAGTCTCACAGTATGACTCGACTTTCCCGCGATCGAATGACT GGCAGCAGTTCACGAAGTCCAGAGAAACGGTCTTCCTTGCCAAGGCCTGCTTCAATTCTGACCCGTCGCTCCCACCCAGCTGAACTGGAACAGAGCTCCACCTCTATCACCAGCTCTGGCTCCACGGCTCCACGACGGCCCACCT CTTTTCGTACTGACAGCAGAGCAGAAAACAGGTCTGGAAGAGCACCTAGTATGACAG GGATGGAATCAGCCCGATCTCGTTCAGCCCGCAGTGGAGCCTCCACTCCTCATACACCTGGGTCCACAGCCATCACACCTGGGACTCCACCCAGCTACTCATGTCGCACCCCAGGCACCCCAGGCACCCCCAGCTACCCACGTACCCCCAGCACACCAAAGTCCTTGAGCCTGCTGTCCCAGGATAAGAAAGTAGCCATCATCCGTACACCACCCAAGTCACCTGCCACCACGCCCAAACAGCTGCGCATCATCAACCAGCCCCTTCCTGACCTTAAGAGTGTCAAGTCCAAGATTGGCTCTACTGACAACATGAAGTACCAGCCCAAGGGGGGACAG ATTCTGATTTTAAACAAGAAGTTGGACTTCAGTCACGTACAGTCAAAATGTGGATCCAAGGATAATCTGAAGCACAGTCCTCGTGGAGGCAAT GTCCAAATTCAAACCAAGAAGATTGATCTTAGTCATGTGACCTCTAAGTGTGGCTCACTGGACAATATCCATCACCGCCCAG GTGGTGGCAATGTGCGCATTGAGAGTGTGAGGCTGGACTTCAAAGAAAAGGCCCAGGCTAAG ATTGAGAGCCACAAGCTGACATTCCGGGACATGGCAAAGGCACGTGTTGACCATGGCGCAGAGATTATCACGCAGTCACCAAGGCTGTCAGGTGGTGTTTCCCCACACCGCCACAGCCACATGTCCTCTTCTGGCAGCATCAACCTGCTGGAGTCGCCACAGCTGGCTACACTAGCAGAGGATGTCACTGCTGCCTTGGCCAAGCAGGGCTTG
- the map2 gene encoding microtubule-associated protein 2 isoform X4 — protein sequence MADGQQPTDSTPQWGALHLGAQDSSPSAGNGENDYASYRNFQPAAAPYTGTRENGFNGDLSDGHMVTAEQVSARIVQEVTAEAVAVLKGEQETHQDVDRMLPSAVEESANLPPSPPPSPAAEHFGPLEQEEETLEAHTSADKEEQLSSGEEAEQESAPKCLEQTELISEAQAHRCPLTEEASVSKGTGLQQCPREALKTETGRPVDSWQTSSTGPDFPEMKEQSEELNLQQHPMLVTSDKEKETLMLKGFSDSYDIDQATTRAASVPSNGQGHPKAMSDLPSNQLDLASQQPTDQERKLHKDPSKEEEEGILDTDMVPKTTVEKQPSVEVLESSSLMVKSVSSKDQDIWTKDHDNLEDVSSSKEVLWDTKMEVAGETKEAEEEAKESFSGEVNVKPADLSTGDGAKIRLVSIPSSDREEPKQPNFVEPSCSLDLHLESFEIDKSGMSAYFETSALEEDNGEGYYELSDAREEKSSENVPVVPFPTEISHGILSKFPEDAEKNSMEETKTHPPVDRKEECRLSPGKLSLEQRSYSLNIPVASMDQSGGQGRQRNFSPLATDIISYTSGSLDESANYLPTTTPSIEKQSAFPPLILETAASITSPLSSPPAPTSSTKSSPQAESPESPLPMKFCYKNGTVMAPDLPEMLDLAGARSRLTSESADPETMRRKSVPTDVSGIMGDSMNQMVLVDQKTAKSESQLEELGYCVFNEYSGPMPSPADAHSPIGSPPQIFTTMASEEEKDVVLKTVQVQIAEAEKIGVKITPKQDINKGLKENEEEENDEISDGLSVRGKVDAENENVPFENKEKDFLKTGFENDIKGQIGPEVIHDVSREVSLVSPEGFSTEAEAAQPDSVPKPLEMPTETVTLEDTTLGLDGKAKITADTEAEIADYERKIHKLETENRPLSLEEQRELQELREKVKEKPDLVHQEAYEEVDAEDVYQLTGVAKDRLARQMKPSPTSSVESAEEKVHVCESEIPIQQELAFSPKEECLTMSPVLSLEVKTESIKPEMSKQEEDLTASPKQALKEEISVIQGFQEYPEVSVKIDEITPVTSTAQAGLKEQEQEDMEDVELAKEPDEIMEDIKIPLFLQNQNKEESTGEKEGEEVVKVASGLVEPQAIIESVVTVEDDFITVVQTIDKGEEPGHSVRFSAPTEAEKLQTEQEDEEDEEEGSVELAQEVDIEATSLEEFSDIPKVPEVPVDLAKEVQDNKDITESYDDYKDETTIDDSILDTDSAWVDSQDYDRSITTEKIEPLSEMAKSPVRKAPMEKKPKEQVPGRIKGYISTPERKSVRKETSFIPRDEMKKKKAVIKKPDYTKKIDTQTRSPSQKSVLKAAVRQPRPAQHISAKRRSPAVAITGAKQSHSMTRLSRDRMTGSSSRSPEKRSSLPRPASILTRRSHPAELEQSSTSITSSGSTAPRRPTSFRTDSRAENRSGRAPSMTGMESARSRSARSGASTPHTPGSTAITPGTPPSYSCRTPGTPGTPSYPRTPSTPKSLSLLSQDKKVAIIRTPPKSPATTPKQLRIINQPLPDLKSVKSKIGSTDNMKYQPKGGQILILNKKLDFSHVQSKCGSKDNLKHSPRGGNVQIQTKKIDLSHVTSKCGSLDNIHHRPGGGNVRIESVRLDFKEKAQAKVGSLENAHHIPGGGNITIESHKLTFRDMAKARVDHGAEIITQSPRLSGGVSPHRHSHMSSSGSINLLESPQLATLAEDVTAALAKQGL from the exons ATGGCAGATGGTCAGCAGCCCACGGACAGCACTCCACAGTGGGGAGCGCTCCACCTGGGAGCTCAAGACTCGTCACCTTCTGCAGGAAATGGCGAGAATGACTACGCCTCCTACAGGAACTTTCAACCTGCCGCAGCACCCTACACCGGTACAAGGGAGAACGGCTTCAATGGGGACCTCTCCGATGGACACATGGTGACAGCAG AACAAGTGTCAGCACGTATCGTGCAGGAAGTGACGGCGGAGGCCGTGGCGGTGCTGAAGGGTGAGCAGGAGACCCATCAGGATGTTGACAGGATGCTACCCTCAG CAGTTGAAGAATCAGCCAATCTGCctccatcccctcccccttcaccagCTGCAGAACATTTTGGACCCTTGGAGCAAG AAGAGGAGACCCTAGAGGCTCATACTTCAGCTGACAAGGAAGAGCAGCTGAGCAGTGGGGAAGAGGCTGAGCAGGAATCTGCACCCAAGTGCTTAGAGCAGACAGAGCTCATAAGCGAGGCTCAGGCTCACAGGTGTCCACTGACTGAAGAAGCTAGTGTGTCCAAGGGAACAGGGTTGCAGCAGTGTCCCCGGGAAG CCCTGAAGACAGAAACAGGGAGGCCGGTTGACAGTTGGCAGACCAGTTCTACAGGTCCAGATTTCCCGGAAATGAAGGAGCAGTCAGAAGAGCTGAATTTACAGCAACACCCAATGCTTGTTACTTCAGATAAAGAGAAAGAAACTCTTATGTTAAAAGGTTTTTCTGATTCTTATGATATTGATCAAGCTACCACAAGGGCTGCTTCTGTCCCATCGAATGGCCAGGGACACCCCAAAGCGATGAGTGACCTCCCTTCAAATCAGTTGGATCTGGCATCCCAGCAACCAACAGACCAGGAGAGGAAGCTGCACAAGGATCCCtctaaagaagaagaagaaggaattTTAGATACTGACATGGTACCAAAGACAACTGTTGAAAAGCAGCCTTCTGTAGAAGTTCTTGAATCCAGCAGTCTTATGGTCAAATCTGTCAGTTCCAAGGATCAGGATATATGGACAAAGGATCATGATAACCTTGAGGATGTCAGTAGTTCTAAGGAGGTTCTATGGGACACGAAAATGGAAGTAGCTGGTGAGACTAAGGAAGCTGAGGAAGAAGCAAAAGAGTCTTTTTCAGGTGAGGTTAATGTCAAACCTGCAGACCTTTCTACAGGGGATGGGGCTAAAATCCGACTGGTTTCTATACCAAGTAGTGACAGAGAGGAGCCAAAGCAGCCAAACTTTGTTGAACCTTCATGTTCTTTGGACCTGCATTTAGAAAGTTTTGAAATAGATAAATCTGGGATGTCTGCTTATTTTGAGACTTCAGCCCTTGAGGAAGATAATGGTGAAGGTTATTATGAGTTGAGTGATGCCAGAGAGGAAAAGTCTTCAGAGAATGTCCCAGTGGTTCCTTTCCCAACAGAAATAAGTCACGGCATACTGTCAAAGTTCCCAGAAGATGCTGAGAAAAACTCTatggaagaaacaaaaacacatccccctgtggacaggaaggaggagtGCAGGCTATCACCAGGCAAGTTATCACTGGAGCAGAGAAGCTATTCCTTAAATATTCCTGTTGCATCCATGGATCAGAGTGGAGGGCAAGGTCGGCAACGAAATTTCTCTCCATTAGCAACAGACATCATATCCTACACCAGTGGAAGTCTTGATGAATCTGCAAACTATCTTCCAACCACTACCCCATCTATTGAGAAGCAGTCAGCTTTTCCCCCTTTAATTCTTGAGACAGCTGCCTCTATCACTAGTCCTCTTTCCTCACCACCTGCACCCACATCTAGTACAAAGTCTAGTCCCCAGGCGGAGTCTCCAGAATCACCACTGCCTATGAAGTTCTGTTACAAAAATGGGACAGTAATGGCTCCTGATCTGCCTGAAATGCTGGATCTGGCGGGGGCCAGATCAAGACTAACATCAGAGAGTGCAGACCCTGAAACAATGAGAAGAAAATCTGTTCCTACTGATGTTTCAGGCATTATGGGAGACTCTATGAACCAGATGGTCTTGGTAGaccaaaaaacagcaaaaagtgAAAGCCAATTAGAGGAACTGGGCTACTGTGTGTTTAATGAGTACTCTGGACCCATGCCTTCTCCTGCTGATGCTCATAGTCCCATTGGTTCTCCTCCCCAAATCTTTACCACGATGGCATCAGAAGAAGAGAAGGATGTTGTGCTGAAAACAGTGCAAGTGCAGATAGCAGAAGCTGAAAAAATTGGAGTTAAGATCACCCCAAAACAAGACATTAACAAGGggttgaaagaaaatgaagaggaagaaaatgATGAGATCAGTGATGGACTTTCTGTGAGAGGTAAAGTagatgcagaaaatgaaaatgtgccttttgaaaataaagaaaaggattttttaaagACTGGATTTGAAAATGATATTAAAGGTCAAATTGGTCCTGAAGTTATCCATGATGTCTCAAGAGAAGTGTCTCTTGTCTCACCAGAGGGATTTAGTACAGAGGCAGAGGCTGCACAGCCTGATAGTGTGCCCAAGCCTTTAGAAATGCCAACTGAGACAGTAACTCTTGAGGACACAACCCTTGGACTTGATGGTAAGGCAAAGATAACAGCAGATACAGAGGCTGAAATAGCAGACTATGAAaggaaaatacataaattgGAAACAGAGAACAGGCCTTTAAGTTTGGAGGAACAGCGTGAGTTGCAGGAGCTGAGAGAAAAAGTTAAGGAGAAACCAGACTTAGTGCATCAGGAAGCTTATGAGGAGGTAGATGCTGAAGATGTATATCAACTTACAGGTGTGGCAAAGGATAGGCTTGCAAGACAGATGAAACCTTCACCTACATCTTCTGTTGAGAGTGCAGAAGAGAAAGTACATGTGTGTGAATCTGAAATCCCCATCCAACAAGAATtagctttttctccaaaagaagaATGCTTGACAATGTCTCCAGTACTGTCTTTGGAGGTTAAAACAGAATCCATTAAACCTGAGATGTCCAAGCAGGAAGAGGACCTAACTGCTTCCCCAAAGCAGGCTCTTAAGGAGGAAATTTCAGTGATTCAAGGGTTCCAGGAATATCCAGAAGTATCTGTAAAGATAGATGAAATAACTCCGGTTACATCAACTGCCCAGGCAGGGCTTaaagaacaagaacaagagGATATGGAGGATGTGGAGTTAGCTAAGGAACCAGATGAAATCATGGAAGACATCAAAATACCTTTGTTTCTTCAGAACCAGAATAAAGAGGAGAGcactggagagaaggagggggaagaggTGGTAAAAGTGGCAAGTGGGTTGGTGGAGCCCCAGGCAATAATTGAATCTGTCGTCACTGTGGAGGATGACTTCATCACTGTAGTGCAAACTATCGACAAGGGAGAGGAACCTGGCCATAGTGTTCGTTTCTCTGCCCCAACTGAGGCTGAAAAGTTGCAGACTGAGCaagaggatgaggaagatgaggaggagggaTCAGTTGAGCTGGCACAGGAAGTTGACATTGAAGCAACCAGTCTGGAAGAGTTTTCTGATATCCCTAAAGTTCCAGAGGTTCCAGTTGATCTTGCAAAAGAAGTTCAGGACAACAAAGACATAACAGAATCTTATGATGACTACAAGGATGAGACCACCATTGATGACTCCATTTTAGACACAGACAGTGCCTGGGTTGACTCTCAAG ATTATGACAGGAGCATCACGACTGAAAAAATCGAACCGCTCTCAGAAATGGCCAAAAGTCCTGTCAGGAAAGCGCCGATGGAAAAGAAGCCAAAGGAACAGGTTCCAGGAAGAATCAAGGGGTACATCTCTACCCCTGAGCGCAAGTCAGTGCGAAAGGAGACCAGCTTTATTCCAAGAGAtgagatgaagaagaaaaaag CTGTGATTAAGAAGCCTGACTATACTAAAAAAATAGATACTCAAACCCGTTCTCCCTCCCAGAAGAGTGTGTTAAAGGCCGCAGTTAGGCAACCCAGGCCTGCTCAGCACATCAGTGCTAAACGGAGATCCCCAG CTGTGGCAATAACCGGAGCAAAGCAGTCTCACAGTATGACTCGACTTTCCCGCGATCGAATGACT GGCAGCAGTTCACGAAGTCCAGAGAAACGGTCTTCCTTGCCAAGGCCTGCTTCAATTCTGACCCGTCGCTCCCACCCAGCTGAACTGGAACAGAGCTCCACCTCTATCACCAGCTCTGGCTCCACGGCTCCACGACGGCCCACCT CTTTTCGTACTGACAGCAGAGCAGAAAACAGGTCTGGAAGAGCACCTAGTATGACAG GGATGGAATCAGCCCGATCTCGTTCAGCCCGCAGTGGAGCCTCCACTCCTCATACACCTGGGTCCACAGCCATCACACCTGGGACTCCACCCAGCTACTCATGTCGCACCCCAGGCACCCCAGGCACCCCCAGCTACCCACGTACCCCCAGCACACCAAAGTCCTTGAGCCTGCTGTCCCAGGATAAGAAAGTAGCCATCATCCGTACACCACCCAAGTCACCTGCCACCACGCCCAAACAGCTGCGCATCATCAACCAGCCCCTTCCTGACCTTAAGAGTGTCAAGTCCAAGATTGGCTCTACTGACAACATGAAGTACCAGCCCAAGGGGGGACAG ATTCTGATTTTAAACAAGAAGTTGGACTTCAGTCACGTACAGTCAAAATGTGGATCCAAGGATAATCTGAAGCACAGTCCTCGTGGAGGCAAT GTCCAAATTCAAACCAAGAAGATTGATCTTAGTCATGTGACCTCTAAGTGTGGCTCACTGGACAATATCCATCACCGCCCAG GTGGTGGCAATGTGCGCATTGAGAGTGTGAGGCTGGACTTCAAAGAAAAGGCCCAGGCTAAGGTGGGCTCTCTGGAAAATGCCCACCACATTCCTGGAGGGGGTAATATAACT ATTGAGAGCCACAAGCTGACATTCCGGGACATGGCAAAGGCACGTGTTGACCATGGCGCAGAGATTATCACGCAGTCACCAAGGCTGTCAGGTGGTGTTTCCCCACACCGCCACAGCCACATGTCCTCTTCTGGCAGCATCAACCTGCTGGAGTCGCCACAGCTGGCTACACTAGCAGAGGATGTCACTGCTGCCTTGGCCAAGCAGGGCTTG